From the genome of Tachysurus vachellii isolate PV-2020 chromosome 2, HZAU_Pvac_v1, whole genome shotgun sequence, one region includes:
- the tbata gene encoding protein TBATA, whose protein sequence is MELTEGRDRDEQEGLKTRTLPPFLSDLKNGSLRVSTSSSARFGALSHHSFFSRHNPHPHRVRHISGLNGSPVCIVNDDWYSCTPLIPHPLIRSQVSSGTTPTSTSLLYHPTYPRADGAKPGAALVSEAWREELKDLATKVSLSAAALSKSSEHQPSEEEPIRRKTQYSSETGRIIPPTSWRTKRRDFNTPNTRPGTYRRQTSHIQPGAISLEGQELRVLELLCQILQTDSLSLVQQWLLLAGDREKELVLGMLQQAMCDASALLQQPQFPVTTQPEPLLQTRRKRRMRSVCSSEGMEKETAVKEIPERIGDAEVLQVQQGEGEDINDSTNQREHS, encoded by the exons ATGGAGCTGACTGAGGGCCGAGACAGAGATGAGCAGGAAGGCTTGAAGACTCGAACCTTGCCGCCCTTCCTGTCTGATCTAAAGAATGGAAGTCTGAGAGTCAGCACTAGCAGCAGCGCTCGCTTTGGtgcactcagtcatcactcctTCTTCTCCAGACACAACCCTCACCCTCACAGAGTCAGACACATATCTG GTTTGAATGGCAGTCCTGTGTGTATTGTGAATGATGACTGGTACAGCTGCACTCCTCTGATCCCACATCCACTGATCAGGAGTCAAGTGTCCTCGGGCACGACCCCCACCTCCACCTCACTCCTGTATCACCCCACCTACCCCCGAGCTGATGGAGCCAAACCAGGTGCAG CTCTGGTTTCTGAGGCATGGAGAGAGGAACTGAAGGATCTGGCAACCAAAGTCAGTCTCTCAGCTGCAGCTTTGAGTAAAAGCTCTGAACACCAG ccCAGTGAGGAGGAGCCGATACGCAGGAAGACTCAGTACTCCTCTGAAACGGGTCGCATCATTCCTCCAACATCCTGGAGAACTAAACGCCGTGACTTCAACACTCCAAACACACGTCCAGGAACTTACAGACGTCAGACTTCTCACATCCAACCAGGAGCCATCAGTCTGGAGGGGCAGGAACTCAGA GTGTTGGAGCTGTTGTGTCAGATCCTGCAGACGGATTCTCTGTCTCTGGTTCAGCAGTGGCTTCTTCTGGCTGGAGATCGAG agaaagAGCTGGTTCTCGGGATGCTCCAGCAGGCCATGTGTGATGCTTCAGCTCTTCTTCAGCAGCCTCAGTTTCCCGTCACAACTCAACCTGAGCCTCTGCTTCAAACACGCAGAAAACGCCGGATGAGGAG tgtgtgttcatctgaagggatggagaaagagacagcAGTTAAAGAGATACCag agaggaTTGGAGATGCCGAAGTCTTGCAGGTTCAACAGGGTGAGGGTGAAGACATCAATGATTCTACGAACCAACGAGAACACAGTtga